The following are from one region of the Halogeometricum sp. S3BR5-2 genome:
- a CDS encoding DUF389 domain-containing protein: protein MRLIRVRVDDDARDSVVAALDREGATYAVVPDAERVDSAFVEVPVPEGAVDPVLAYLQENGLDEDAYTVVVDADRAGSVNEHLGEQFVEGPKGDRGISHAEIRQRAEDLTPGRATYLAFAALSATLATAGLLLNSAIVIVGAMVIAPFAGSSLSASVGAVIDDRPMLIQSVKDQTLGLVVAAVSAVAVAYAVRWTLFVPSTLAVSRVQQVGFFITPTLLALAIAIAAGAAGALALATDLPVSIAGVAVAAAIVPSVAAAAVGTVWGQPVLVLGAVVLLLMNIVFINIAAYLALVALGYRSSVVASTWRDLGPSVRTVGYALVVVGFVAVTAATGAATYSHLTFEQDVNAGVQTTLAQEEYEGLELVGVGAQYDDPGVFASPESVTVTVVSDADTTHPDLATDMQGRVQDATGQNVAVEVHTQDYQRASAEADSSTPVADWFSDAYRRVAGLFGRTVDDADEAADNATDDATGVLVGSPSAAAV, encoded by the coding sequence GTGCGACTCATTCGTGTCCGGGTGGACGACGACGCGAGAGATTCGGTCGTCGCCGCCCTCGACCGGGAGGGGGCGACGTACGCCGTCGTCCCGGACGCCGAACGCGTCGACAGCGCGTTCGTGGAAGTCCCCGTCCCCGAGGGAGCCGTCGACCCCGTGCTCGCGTACCTTCAGGAGAACGGCCTCGACGAGGACGCCTACACCGTCGTCGTCGACGCCGACCGCGCGGGGTCGGTGAACGAACACCTCGGCGAGCAGTTCGTCGAGGGGCCGAAGGGCGACAGGGGCATCTCTCACGCCGAGATTCGACAGCGCGCGGAGGACCTGACGCCCGGCCGGGCGACCTATCTCGCGTTCGCCGCGCTGTCGGCGACGCTCGCCACCGCCGGCCTGCTGTTGAACTCGGCCATCGTCATCGTCGGCGCGATGGTCATCGCGCCGTTCGCCGGGTCGTCGCTGTCGGCGTCGGTCGGCGCGGTCATCGACGACCGGCCGATGCTCATCCAGAGCGTTAAAGACCAGACGCTCGGCCTCGTCGTCGCCGCCGTCAGCGCCGTCGCCGTCGCTTACGCCGTCCGCTGGACGCTGTTCGTCCCGTCCACGCTCGCCGTCTCGCGCGTCCAACAGGTCGGCTTCTTCATCACGCCGACGCTCTTAGCCCTCGCCATCGCTATCGCCGCGGGGGCGGCCGGCGCGTTGGCGCTGGCGACGGACCTCCCCGTCTCCATCGCGGGCGTCGCCGTCGCCGCCGCCATCGTTCCGTCTGTCGCCGCGGCGGCCGTCGGCACCGTCTGGGGGCAACCCGTTCTCGTCCTCGGCGCCGTCGTCCTCCTCCTGATGAACATCGTGTTCATCAACATCGCGGCGTACCTCGCGCTGGTCGCCCTCGGCTACCGTTCGTCGGTCGTCGCCAGCACGTGGCGGGACCTCGGGCCCAGCGTCCGGACGGTCGGTTACGCCCTCGTCGTCGTCGGGTTCGTCGCCGTCACGGCAGCCACCGGCGCGGCCACCTACTCGCATCTCACCTTCGAGCAGGACGTGAACGCGGGCGTGCAGACCACGCTCGCACAGGAGGAGTACGAGGGCCTCGAACTCGTCGGCGTCGGCGCGCAGTACGACGACCCCGGCGTCTTCGCCTCTCCCGAGAGCGTCACGGTCACCGTCGTCAGCGACGCCGACACGACCCACCCGGACCTCGCCACGGACATGCAGGGGCGAGTGCAGGATGCCACCGGGCAGAACGTCGCCGTCGAGGTCCACACGCAGGACTACCAGCGCGCGTCGGCCGAGGCGGACTCGTCGACCCCCGTCGCGGACTGGTTCTCCGACGCCTACCGGAGAGTCGCCGGTCTGTTCGGTCGCACGGTGGATGACGCCGACGAGGCGGCCGATAACGCGACCGACGACGCGACCGGCGTCCTCGTCGGTTCTCCGTCGGCCGCCGCCGTCTGA
- the rocF gene encoding arginase — MTDTVRIIGAPTDYGANRRGVDMGPSAIRYGGLADELGGAGLTVVDDGDVTAPPAEARDPEAEAPSEGNAKFLRETREVVTSLADRVAAALDEGETPLVLGGDHSVAIGSVTGSARDAEIGLVWFDAHGDFNTPGTSPSGNVHGMPLAALLGIGDFADTPWANAAGLSEEHVAIVGLRSVDDAEREAIHDSDVTAYTMSDIDERGIDAVVDDALDVARAAPDGVHVSLDLDWLDPREAPGVGTPVRGGVTYREAHFALEQVAETDALRSLELVEVNPVLDEHNETAALATELAASGLGKRIL, encoded by the coding sequence ATGACGGACACCGTGAGAATCATCGGCGCACCGACCGACTACGGCGCGAACCGACGCGGGGTCGACATGGGTCCCTCGGCCATCCGCTACGGCGGCCTCGCGGACGAACTCGGCGGCGCGGGACTCACAGTCGTCGACGACGGCGACGTGACCGCGCCGCCGGCGGAGGCCCGCGACCCCGAGGCGGAGGCGCCCTCCGAAGGGAACGCGAAGTTCCTCCGCGAGACGCGCGAGGTGGTCACCTCGCTAGCCGACCGGGTGGCCGCCGCCCTCGACGAGGGGGAGACGCCCCTCGTTCTCGGCGGCGACCACTCCGTCGCCATCGGGTCGGTGACGGGGTCCGCGCGCGACGCCGAAATCGGCCTCGTCTGGTTCGACGCCCACGGCGACTTCAACACCCCCGGCACGTCGCCCTCCGGGAACGTCCACGGGATGCCGCTGGCGGCCCTCCTCGGAATCGGCGACTTCGCCGACACCCCGTGGGCGAACGCCGCCGGACTCTCCGAGGAACACGTCGCCATCGTCGGCCTGCGCTCGGTGGACGACGCCGAACGCGAGGCCATCCACGACAGCGACGTGACCGCCTACACCATGTCCGACATCGACGAACGCGGCATCGACGCCGTCGTCGACGACGCCCTCGACGTGGCCCGCGCGGCGCCCGACGGCGTCCACGTCAGCCTCGATTTGGACTGGCTCGACCCCCGCGAGGCGCCCGGCGTCGGGACGCCCGTTCGCGGCGGCGTCACCTACCGCGAGGCGCACTTCGCCTTGGAGCAGGTGGCCGAGACGGACGCGCTTCGCTCTCTGGAACTGGTCGAGGTGAACCCCGTCCTCGACGAACACAACGAGACGGCGGCGTTGGCGACGGAACTCGCCGCCAGCGGCCTCGGCAAGCGAATTCTCTGA
- the gyrA gene encoding DNA gyrase subunit A has translation MSSDAPDEFRPGAGVAAEIKPARIEQEMEQSYIDYAMSVIAGRALPDVRDGLKPVHRRILYAMNEAGVSSRSSHRKSSSIVGETMGDYHPHGDSAIYDALARMAQDFSMRYPLVDGQGNFGSVDGDPPAAMRYTEARMAPIAEELLDDIEKDTVDFQSNYDDRMQEPVVLPASFPNLLVNGSSGIAVGMSTNIPPHNLGEVIDATTHLIENPDCTVEDLMEFVKGPDFPTGANIVGRNAVHKAYKTGRGRIRVRADFDVDEQGDNIVINELPYQENKARLIERIADDVNEGKIEGIRDLRDESDRDGIRVVVELKRGANPDVVKNQLLEHHLESTFGVINLALVDGQPRVLTLKETLVEYLNHRRDVVRRRSEYELAEAEDRAHILEGRLKALDNIDDVVATIRNSESRDDAKAALRGEQTVEADGEPLPSFDFSEDQANHIVAMQLGSLTSMEAAEIETEYEEVQDRIDRLNEILNDADELDAVIRSELTEIREEYADDRRTSFIEDTGSVTHEDLIAEEDVVVVVSEDDYIKRMPLDTFRAQHRGGKGIIGTDLKEGDTVSSVFVANTHDYLLYFTNHGQVYKLKTYQVPEMSRTARGKSAVNLLELDDGEEITSVVNTADIDEETEKYLTMVTRNGYVKRTGVEKFQNILSTGIIATKLDDGDELADVEVTDGTRDLILASRDGMAIRFDEDDVRAMGRSARGVRGMKLTGDDELVGVAAVDEDVHNWVLTVTENGYGKRTDIGNYRRQSRNGKGLIDIKTNERNGPVCAMETVGYGDHLFVMSESGQILRTPVENISTVGRNTMGVIVMEMDAGDGVASVDVYNVGSDEVDEVEDEGADAE, from the coding sequence ATGAGTTCGGACGCACCAGACGAGTTCAGACCGGGAGCGGGCGTCGCCGCGGAGATAAAGCCCGCGCGCATCGAGCAGGAGATGGAGCAGTCGTACATCGACTACGCGATGTCGGTCATCGCGGGTCGCGCCCTGCCGGACGTGCGCGACGGCCTCAAACCCGTCCACCGGCGCATCCTCTACGCGATGAACGAGGCGGGCGTCTCCTCCCGTTCGTCGCACCGCAAATCCTCCTCCATCGTCGGCGAGACGATGGGGGACTACCACCCGCACGGCGACTCGGCCATCTACGACGCCCTCGCGCGGATGGCGCAGGACTTCTCGATGCGCTACCCCCTCGTGGACGGACAGGGGAACTTCGGCTCCGTCGACGGCGACCCGCCGGCCGCGATGCGGTACACGGAGGCCCGCATGGCCCCCATCGCGGAGGAACTGCTCGACGACATCGAGAAGGACACCGTCGACTTCCAGTCGAACTACGACGACCGCATGCAGGAACCGGTCGTCCTCCCGGCGTCGTTCCCGAACCTCCTCGTCAACGGCTCGTCGGGTATCGCCGTCGGGATGTCGACGAACATCCCCCCGCACAACCTCGGCGAGGTCATCGACGCGACGACGCACCTCATCGAGAATCCCGACTGCACGGTCGAGGACCTCATGGAGTTCGTGAAGGGGCCGGACTTCCCGACGGGCGCGAACATCGTCGGCCGAAACGCGGTCCACAAGGCGTACAAGACCGGTCGCGGGCGCATCCGCGTCCGCGCCGACTTCGACGTCGACGAGCAGGGCGACAACATCGTCATCAACGAACTCCCCTACCAGGAGAACAAGGCGCGTCTCATCGAGCGAATCGCCGACGACGTCAACGAGGGGAAGATAGAGGGAATCCGCGACCTGCGCGACGAGTCCGACCGCGACGGCATCCGCGTCGTCGTCGAACTCAAGCGCGGGGCGAACCCCGACGTGGTGAAGAACCAACTGCTCGAACACCACCTCGAATCCACGTTCGGCGTCATCAACCTCGCCCTCGTCGACGGCCAGCCCCGGGTTCTCACCCTCAAGGAGACGCTCGTCGAGTACCTGAACCACCGCCGCGACGTGGTCCGCCGGCGCTCCGAGTACGAACTCGCGGAGGCCGAGGACCGCGCGCACATCCTCGAAGGCCGTCTGAAGGCGCTCGACAACATCGACGACGTCGTGGCGACCATCCGCAACTCCGAGAGCCGAGACGACGCGAAGGCCGCCCTCCGCGGCGAGCAGACCGTCGAGGCGGACGGCGAACCGCTCCCGAGTTTCGACTTCTCGGAGGACCAGGCCAACCACATCGTCGCCATGCAACTCGGCTCGCTGACCTCGATGGAGGCCGCGGAGATAGAGACCGAGTACGAGGAGGTGCAGGACCGAATCGACCGCCTCAACGAGATTCTGAACGACGCCGACGAACTCGACGCGGTCATCCGCTCGGAGTTGACGGAGATACGCGAGGAGTACGCCGACGACCGGCGCACCTCCTTCATCGAGGACACCGGGTCGGTCACCCACGAGGACCTCATCGCCGAGGAGGACGTCGTCGTCGTCGTCAGCGAGGACGACTACATCAAGCGGATGCCCCTCGACACGTTCCGCGCCCAGCACCGCGGCGGGAAGGGCATCATCGGTACCGACCTCAAGGAGGGAGATACGGTCTCCTCGGTGTTCGTGGCGAACACCCACGACTACCTGCTGTACTTCACGAACCACGGGCAGGTGTACAAGCTGAAGACCTACCAGGTCCCGGAGATGTCCCGGACGGCACGCGGGAAGTCCGCGGTGAACCTGCTCGAACTGGACGACGGCGAGGAGATAACCTCCGTCGTCAACACCGCCGACATCGACGAGGAGACGGAGAAGTACCTCACGATGGTCACGCGGAACGGCTACGTGAAGCGCACGGGCGTCGAGAAGTTCCAGAACATCCTCTCGACGGGCATCATCGCCACGAAACTCGACGACGGCGACGAACTCGCCGACGTCGAAGTCACGGACGGCACGCGCGACCTGATACTCGCCTCCCGGGACGGCATGGCCATCCGCTTCGACGAAGACGACGTGCGCGCGATGGGTCGCTCCGCCCGCGGCGTCCGCGGGATGAAACTCACCGGCGACGACGAACTCGTCGGCGTCGCCGCCGTCGACGAAGACGTGCACAACTGGGTGCTCACCGTCACCGAGAACGGCTACGGCAAGCGCACCGACATCGGGAACTACCGGCGGCAGTCCCGGAACGGGAAAGGACTCATCGACATCAAGACGAACGAGCGCAACGGCCCCGTCTGCGCGATGGAGACGGTGGGCTACGGCGACCACCTGTTCGTCATGAGCGAGTCCGGACAGATTCTCCGGACGCCCGTCGAGAACATCTCGACGGTCGGCCGCAACACGATGGGCGTCATCGTGATGGAGATGGACGCCGGCGACGGCGTCGCCAGCGTCGACGTCTACAACGTCGGCTCAGACGAAGTGGACGAAGTCGAGGACGAGGGCGCGGACGCGGAGTAA
- the gyrB gene encoding DNA topoisomerase (ATP-hydrolyzing) subunit B: MSHESEYGAGQIQVLEGLEAVRKRPAMYIGSTDSRGLHHLVYEVVDNSIDEALAGYCDEIAVTVHDDGSVSVSDNGRGIPVDTHEQYDRPAVEVIMTVLHAGGKFDNKSYQVSGGLHGVGVSVVNALSEWLEVEIKRDGALWRHRFERGEPQADAFERVRDLESDEDTGTTIRFRPDEDVFETLEFEFTTLENRLRELAFLNSGVGISLRDEPDDEESSFRFEGGIREFVRYLNETKTTLHEDVIYYDDEDEGIEVEVAMQATQELQGSIHAFANNINTREGGTHMTGFKTALTRVVNDYARENNHLDDLDSLKGEDIREGLTAVISIKHPDPQFEGQTKTKLGNSEVRGIVESVTHQQLGTYFEENPGTAQSIVMKAVEAAKARRAAKKAEELTRRKSALESTALPGKLADCQSRDPSESELFVVEGDSAGGSAKQGRDRHFQAILPLRGKILNVEKHRLDRILENNEVRALITAIGAGVGEEFDVEDVRYERVILMTDADVDGAHIRTLLLTLLYRYMRPLVEAGYVYAAQPPLYRVRYRGETYDAMTEAERDRIVEEKCDGNPTQVQRFKGLGEMNPEQLWDTTMNPENRVLKQITVEDAAAADRMFNILMGDAVEPRKQFIKEHATDAEWVDI, translated from the coding sequence ATGTCACACGAAAGCGAGTACGGAGCGGGGCAGATCCAGGTCCTCGAAGGGTTGGAAGCCGTTCGGAAACGCCCGGCGATGTACATCGGCTCCACGGACTCACGGGGCCTCCACCACCTCGTCTACGAAGTGGTGGACAACTCCATCGACGAGGCTCTCGCGGGGTACTGCGACGAGATAGCGGTCACCGTCCACGACGACGGCTCCGTCTCCGTCTCCGACAACGGTCGGGGCATCCCGGTCGACACCCACGAACAGTACGACCGCCCCGCCGTCGAGGTCATCATGACCGTCCTCCACGCCGGCGGCAAGTTCGACAACAAATCCTACCAGGTCTCCGGCGGCCTCCACGGGGTCGGCGTGAGCGTCGTCAACGCGCTCTCGGAGTGGCTCGAAGTCGAGATAAAGCGCGACGGCGCACTCTGGCGGCACCGCTTCGAACGCGGCGAACCGCAGGCCGACGCCTTCGAACGCGTCCGCGACCTCGAATCCGACGAGGACACGGGCACGACGATTCGCTTCAGACCGGACGAGGACGTGTTCGAGACGCTGGAGTTCGAGTTCACCACGCTGGAGAACCGCCTCCGCGAACTCGCCTTCCTCAACTCGGGCGTCGGTATCTCTCTGCGCGACGAACCCGACGACGAGGAGAGTTCGTTCCGCTTCGAGGGCGGCATCCGCGAGTTCGTCCGCTACCTCAACGAGACGAAGACGACGCTGCACGAGGACGTCATCTACTACGACGACGAGGACGAGGGCATCGAGGTAGAGGTGGCCATGCAGGCGACGCAGGAGCTACAGGGTTCCATCCACGCCTTCGCCAACAACATCAACACCCGCGAAGGCGGGACGCACATGACCGGGTTCAAGACGGCGCTGACCCGCGTCGTCAACGACTACGCCCGGGAGAACAACCACCTCGACGACCTCGACTCCCTGAAGGGCGAGGACATCCGCGAGGGCCTCACTGCGGTCATCTCCATCAAACACCCCGACCCGCAGTTCGAGGGGCAGACGAAGACCAAACTCGGCAACAGCGAGGTGCGCGGCATCGTCGAGTCCGTCACGCACCAGCAACTCGGGACGTACTTCGAGGAGAACCCCGGCACCGCCCAGTCCATCGTGATGAAGGCCGTCGAGGCGGCGAAGGCCCGCCGCGCGGCGAAGAAGGCCGAGGAACTCACGCGCCGGAAGTCCGCGCTCGAATCGACGGCGCTGCCCGGCAAACTCGCCGACTGTCAGAGCCGCGACCCCTCCGAGTCCGAACTGTTCGTCGTGGAGGGCGACTCCGCGGGCGGGTCGGCAAAGCAGGGTCGAGACCGGCACTTCCAGGCCATCCTCCCCCTCCGCGGGAAGATTCTGAACGTCGAGAAGCACCGCTTGGATAGAATCTTGGAGAACAACGAGGTCCGCGCGCTCATCACCGCCATCGGCGCGGGCGTCGGCGAGGAGTTCGACGTCGAGGACGTGCGCTACGAGCGCGTCATCCTGATGACCGACGCCGACGTCGACGGCGCGCACATCCGCACCCTCCTCCTCACGCTCTTGTACCGCTACATGCGGCCGCTGGTGGAGGCCGGGTACGTCTACGCGGCGCAACCGCCGCTGTACCGCGTCCGCTACCGCGGGGAGACGTACGACGCGATGACGGAGGCCGAACGCGACCGCATCGTCGAGGAGAAGTGCGACGGCAACCCCACGCAGGTCCAGCGGTTCAAGGGCCTCGGCGAGATGAACCCCGAACAGCTCTGGGATACGACGATGAACCCCGAGAACCGGGTGCTCAAGCAGATAACCGTCGAGGACGCCGCCGCCGCCGACCGGATGTTCAACATCCTGATGGGCGACGCCGTCGAACCGCGCAAGCAGTTCATCAAAGAACACGCGACGGACGCCGAGTGGGTGGACATTTAG
- a CDS encoding DNA topoisomerase VI subunit B: MTSFQSTLGEDAGIAEELAESQRAISIAEFFEKNKHMLGFDSGARGLVTAVKEAVDNALDATEEAGIKPDISIEIREAGDYYTLVVEDNGPGITKEQIPKVFGKLLYGSRFHAREQSRGQQGIGISAAVLYSQLTSGKPAKITSRTQGDSAAQYFELIIDTDTNEPEIQVERELDPGESELSPTHGTRIEVEMEANMRARQQLHDYVKHTAVVNPHARLVLDEPGLEAPVRYERVEGADLPAETEEIRPHPHGVELGTLIKMLGRTESYSVSGFLQEEFTRVGAKTADKILNNFRDRHFGREMGWGVVESEDADLDAEIEDAIANKGAEATAAFAERVGDTLRNRERTTHFELEDIVDTVADDVGGEHGVSFGDTVRENAVAAAWAVLTEGRDLYAVVDGATSTQKDDATVRGIADRVAEKFGSNDSHRATKGQVREYVDRSADVLVSEDVTFGDTARENVTEALWAVMRTVPDDAPKVSDVADDRDIASELLEAMREADILAPPTNCLSPITAELVEAGLRKEYDADFYAAATRDAEVHGGDPFIVEAGIAYGGELSAEGSVDLLRFANRVPLVYQRGACATTDVVKRIGWRNYGLDQPGGSGMPSGPAVIMVHVASTNVPFTSESKDALANIPEIEDEIELAIREAARELKSYLNKRRSMQKRRKKQDVLGRILPEMADKLSEVTGRERPNIDGALARIMNNLSVDREVEGDTVTLVVENHSDRTESPDITDIVSVEPTDVPDGATVVDLDGEWFVKWNPSVSAGDTAELSYTVASDASFDINVDGVETEKLTVNT, from the coding sequence ATGACCTCGTTCCAGTCGACACTCGGCGAGGACGCGGGTATCGCGGAGGAGTTGGCCGAGAGCCAACGCGCGATATCCATCGCCGAGTTCTTCGAGAAGAACAAGCACATGCTCGGGTTCGACTCGGGGGCGCGAGGCTTGGTCACCGCCGTGAAGGAGGCGGTCGACAACGCACTCGACGCAACCGAGGAGGCCGGAATCAAGCCCGACATCTCCATCGAAATCCGCGAGGCGGGCGACTACTACACGCTCGTGGTCGAGGACAACGGCCCGGGCATCACGAAAGAACAGATTCCGAAGGTGTTCGGGAAACTGCTCTACGGCTCGCGGTTCCACGCGCGCGAGCAGTCCCGCGGCCAGCAGGGTATCGGCATCTCCGCGGCGGTCCTCTACTCGCAGCTCACCTCCGGGAAGCCCGCGAAAATCACCTCCCGCACGCAGGGCGACTCGGCGGCGCAGTACTTCGAGCTCATCATCGACACGGACACGAACGAGCCGGAGATTCAGGTCGAGCGCGAACTCGACCCCGGCGAGTCGGAGCTCTCGCCCACCCACGGCACGCGCATCGAGGTGGAGATGGAGGCGAACATGCGCGCCCGCCAACAGCTCCACGACTACGTCAAGCACACCGCCGTCGTCAACCCGCACGCCCGGTTGGTGCTCGACGAACCCGGCCTCGAAGCGCCCGTCCGCTACGAACGGGTCGAGGGCGCGGACCTCCCCGCCGAGACGGAGGAGATACGCCCGCACCCCCACGGCGTCGAACTCGGGACGCTCATCAAGATGCTCGGCCGCACCGAGTCCTACTCGGTGTCGGGCTTCCTCCAGGAGGAGTTCACCCGCGTCGGCGCGAAGACCGCCGACAAGATACTGAACAACTTCCGCGACAGGCACTTCGGACGCGAGATGGGATGGGGAGTCGTCGAGAGCGAGGACGCGGACCTCGACGCCGAAATCGAGGACGCCATCGCCAACAAGGGCGCCGAGGCGACGGCGGCGTTCGCCGAACGCGTCGGCGACACGCTCCGGAACCGCGAGCGGACGACGCACTTCGAACTCGAGGACATCGTCGACACCGTCGCGGACGACGTCGGCGGGGAACACGGCGTCTCGTTCGGCGACACCGTCCGCGAGAACGCCGTCGCGGCCGCGTGGGCCGTCCTGACCGAGGGACGGGACCTGTACGCCGTCGTCGACGGGGCGACGAGCACCCAGAAGGACGACGCGACGGTCCGCGGCATCGCCGACCGCGTCGCAGAGAAGTTCGGCTCGAACGACTCCCACCGCGCGACGAAGGGGCAGGTCCGCGAGTACGTCGACCGCTCGGCCGACGTGCTCGTCTCCGAGGACGTGACGTTCGGCGACACGGCCCGCGAGAACGTCACCGAAGCGCTGTGGGCGGTCATGCGCACCGTCCCCGACGACGCGCCGAAGGTGAGCGACGTGGCCGACGACCGCGATATCGCCTCCGAACTCCTCGAAGCCATGCGCGAGGCCGACATCCTCGCGCCGCCGACGAACTGCCTCTCGCCCATCACCGCGGAGTTGGTCGAGGCCGGCCTCCGCAAGGAGTACGACGCCGACTTCTACGCCGCGGCGACGCGCGACGCCGAGGTCCACGGCGGCGACCCGTTCATCGTCGAGGCGGGCATCGCCTACGGCGGCGAACTCTCCGCGGAGGGTTCGGTCGACCTGCTGCGCTTCGCCAACCGCGTCCCCCTCGTCTACCAGCGCGGGGCCTGCGCGACGACCGACGTGGTGAAACGCATCGGCTGGCGCAACTACGGGCTGGACCAACCGGGCGGCTCCGGCATGCCGAGCGGTCCGGCGGTCATCATGGTCCACGTCGCCTCCACGAACGTCCCGTTCACCTCCGAGTCGAAGGACGCCCTCGCCAACATCCCCGAGATAGAAGACGAGATAGAACTCGCCATCCGCGAGGCGGCGCGCGAACTCAAATCCTACCTGAACAAACGCCGCTCGATGCAGAAGCGCCGGAAGAAACAGGACGTGCTCGGGCGCATCCTGCCGGAGATGGCCGACAAACTCTCCGAGGTCACGGGCCGCGAACGGCCGAACATCGACGGCGCCTTGGCCCGCATCATGAACAACCTCAGCGTCGACCGGGAGGTGGAGGGCGACACCGTCACCCTCGTCGTGGAGAACCACTCGGACCGCACCGAATCGCCCGACATCACCGACATCGTCTCGGTCGAACCGACGGACGTGCCCGACGGAGCCACCGTCGTCGACTTGGACGGCGAGTGGTTCGTCAAGTGGAACCCGTCGGTGTCGGCGGGCGACACCGCCGAACTCAGCTACACCGTCGCCTCGGACGCGTCGTTCGACATCAACGTCGACGGCGTCGAGACAGAGAAACTCACCGTCAACACCTAA
- a CDS encoding DNA topoisomerase IV subunit A, which produces MSTRQNDELAQERLIDLAAEFYDQFASGDIPHMDIPTRTKSNIVFDEESKVWVYGDRKSTRSANSVRGARKLLKAAYAIEFLVNQLEENRSSTLRELYYLSESWDNEEAQFNDQSESNQLIEDLEIVSHVTREDFHMRPEESGAKVMGPLHIREQTRRGDRDIHCQEDVGQGGYQIPNNPDTIEFLDNDAAFVLCVETGGMRDRLVENGFDEKHDALVVHLGGQPARATRRLTKRLHDELDLPVVVFTDGDPWSYRIYGSVAYGSIKSAHLSEYLATPEAKFIGIQPQDIVDYDLPTDPLSDSDVNALESELEDPRFMTDYWEEQIELQLDIDKKAEQQSLAARGLDFVTDTYLPDRLGEMGVL; this is translated from the coding sequence ATGAGCACGAGACAGAACGACGAACTCGCGCAGGAACGACTCATCGACCTCGCCGCGGAGTTCTACGACCAGTTCGCGTCGGGCGACATCCCGCACATGGACATCCCCACGCGGACGAAGAGCAACATCGTCTTCGACGAGGAGTCGAAGGTGTGGGTGTACGGCGACCGAAAGTCGACGCGGTCGGCCAACAGCGTCCGCGGCGCGCGGAAACTCCTGAAGGCCGCCTACGCCATCGAGTTCCTCGTCAACCAACTGGAGGAGAACCGCTCGTCGACCCTCCGTGAACTGTACTACCTCTCGGAGTCGTGGGACAACGAGGAGGCGCAGTTCAACGACCAGAGCGAGTCGAACCAACTCATCGAGGACTTAGAAATCGTCTCGCACGTCACCCGCGAGGACTTCCACATGCGCCCCGAGGAGTCGGGCGCGAAGGTGATGGGACCGCTGCACATCCGCGAACAGACCCGCCGCGGCGACAGGGACATCCACTGTCAGGAGGACGTGGGGCAGGGCGGCTACCAGATACCGAACAACCCCGACACCATCGAGTTCCTCGACAACGACGCCGCGTTCGTCCTCTGCGTGGAGACCGGCGGCATGCGCGACCGACTGGTGGAGAACGGCTTCGACGAGAAGCACGACGCCCTCGTCGTCCACCTCGGCGGCCAACCGGCGCGGGCGACGCGCCGCCTCACGAAGCGCCTCCACGACGAACTCGACCTGCCCGTCGTGGTGTTCACCGACGGCGACCCGTGGTCCTACCGCATCTACGGCTCCGTCGCCTACGGGTCCATCAAGTCCGCGCACCTCTCGGAGTACCTCGCCACGCCCGAGGCGAAGTTCATCGGCATCCAACCGCAGGACATCGTCGACTACGACCTGCCGACGGACCCGCTGTCGGACTCCGACGTCAACGCCCTCGAATCGGAACTGGAGGACCCGCGCTTCATGACCGACTACTGGGAGGAGCAGATCGAACTGCAACTCGACATCGACAAGAAGGCCGAACAGCAGTCGCTGGCGGCGCGCGGTCTGGACTTCGTGACCGACACGTACCTCCCCGACCGTCTGGGCGAGATGGGCGTGCTGTAG